In the Ignavibacteriales bacterium genome, one interval contains:
- a CDS encoding flippase, whose amino-acid sequence MVPARKLLKNYIMLFAGNVLGQSFFFLGFVQLARVLGPSGFGVWNFAQVCMLYLLRIGEFGLEVIGLRETARDPKIVSSWIANVVSVRFVLAIFLFGFAVLLSILNLLPSGTTSLVVITSLCVFPMAFLLEWVFEARQEVGLISIARILKGILFFLAVVFLISRSEDATLAAYFYVISITLPSVMILSIVINRFGFAWSSLSIRSAMDALHKSAPIGISSLLSQYCLSAAPLMVGYFLSMEKLGYFTAAHRIVLFMWAYILTSMHRILLPSLSTYFRESLIHYTRFVEKFFRLSALIAVPIGLVGTLCALPLMTLLFTAKYESSGMVFAVIIWAFVLASIRSILEIALIASDKQRRYMIGTIFLAVMYTIFTPILTLKYGIVGASLAMVLSELCYFVYLILSFPFLKSVTLIKNTWKPIVAAIISMILFLPLGELHPALRMVFSSIIFGIIIIGLKGVTLADWELIKSTINRERVKQPI is encoded by the coding sequence GTGGTACCCGCTAGAAAATTGTTAAAAAACTATATAATGCTTTTTGCCGGCAATGTGTTAGGTCAATCTTTCTTTTTTCTTGGATTTGTTCAACTTGCCCGAGTTTTAGGGCCATCTGGATTTGGAGTATGGAATTTTGCGCAGGTATGCATGTTGTATTTATTGCGAATAGGAGAATTTGGACTGGAAGTCATCGGATTACGTGAGACAGCACGGGATCCTAAGATCGTCAGCTCTTGGATTGCAAATGTCGTGTCAGTGAGATTTGTTTTGGCGATATTCCTGTTTGGTTTTGCAGTACTTTTATCTATCCTCAACCTGCTCCCATCAGGCACAACATCTCTCGTGGTTATCACTTCGCTCTGTGTTTTTCCAATGGCCTTTCTCCTGGAATGGGTATTTGAAGCGCGTCAGGAGGTCGGACTGATCAGTATTGCAAGGATTCTGAAAGGCATTTTATTCTTCCTCGCAGTAGTATTTTTGATTTCAAGAAGTGAAGATGCCACACTTGCAGCGTACTTTTACGTTATCAGCATCACTCTTCCAAGTGTGATGATTCTATCAATCGTTATAAACCGATTTGGTTTTGCCTGGTCTTCGTTAAGCATTCGTAGTGCCATGGATGCATTGCATAAATCAGCACCGATAGGAATATCCTCGTTGCTTTCGCAGTATTGTCTATCCGCAGCACCGCTCATGGTTGGGTATTTTCTATCGATGGAAAAACTTGGCTACTTTACCGCAGCGCACCGCATTGTATTATTCATGTGGGCATATATTCTTACAAGTATGCACAGAATTTTATTGCCAAGCCTTTCTACGTATTTTCGGGAATCACTTATCCACTATACAAGATTTGTAGAAAAGTTCTTCAGACTCTCGGCATTAATCGCAGTTCCGATTGGCCTCGTGGGAACATTGTGTGCTTTACCGCTTATGACACTATTATTTACTGCTAAATACGAATCCTCTGGTATGGTATTCGCCGTCATTATATGGGCGTTTGTACTCGCGAGCATTCGATCCATTCTTGAAATAGCTCTAATTGCTTCGGATAAACAACGGCGGTATATGATAGGGACGATATTCCTCGCAGTTATGTACACTATTTTTACACCGATTCTAACTCTGAAGTATGGTATTGTAGGAGCATCTTTAGCTATGGTACTTTCGGAATTGTGTTATTTTGTGTACCTCATACTTTCATTTCCATTCTTAAAATCAGTTACTCTTATAAAAAATACTTGGAAACCAATAGTTGCGGCAATTATTTCTATGATCTTATTTCTCCCCCTTGGAGAGCTTCACCCAGCGCTTCGAATGGTGTTCAGCTCAATAATTTTTGGAATCATCATTATTGGATTGAAGGGCGTAACTCTTGCTGATTGGGAATTAATTAAATCGACCATCAATCGAGAAAGAGTCAAACAACCAATATGA
- a CDS encoding O-antigen ligase, with amino-acid sequence MSWISWICFGICLGIIFLAIRRHADPFSPARIFGFVWSFSIALTELKFSAFQHSWTLESWILLLTAIIAFLIGTFIAYVLNLQKELIPLNTMRNLLSEEKINESRLFWLICLSVAVYSFSYIVSLSVKGWLPIFVVGSKISRVDFNISGLTLFLFSASFIIFFTIIYILMVKGNKAKKNILVVLSLITVGSYVLLLQRYQIIMAGVICFVLLYYASHYIRPKTVIILFTVVTAFFYWIMSLRLGNLLMIYMYRVSKMNFSKDYAFLTEPYMYVVMNLENFARSVNLLEYHTYGYFTFDFITAISGLKYWIIDYFNLSRMPYLTSSYNTYTAFWWFYSDFGVIGLASIPFILGFSSGLIYYRMRSKPSIKNVTAYGLMIFVMFITYFNFPISFLWFEYNLLVIYLFLRWTIIPQKVDPRVSIASL; translated from the coding sequence ATGAGCTGGATCTCTTGGATTTGTTTTGGGATTTGTTTAGGGATCATCTTCTTAGCTATCAGGCGTCATGCGGATCCCTTCTCACCAGCTAGAATATTTGGGTTCGTGTGGAGCTTTAGCATTGCGCTTACTGAACTTAAGTTTAGTGCATTTCAACATAGTTGGACACTCGAAAGTTGGATATTGCTCCTCACTGCTATTATTGCATTTCTCATTGGTACATTTATAGCGTATGTTCTTAATCTTCAAAAAGAATTAATTCCATTAAATACAATGCGTAATCTCTTAAGTGAAGAAAAAATAAATGAGTCACGACTTTTTTGGTTGATTTGTTTAAGCGTTGCCGTCTACAGCTTCTCCTACATTGTAAGTTTATCTGTTAAAGGGTGGCTTCCCATCTTTGTTGTTGGAAGCAAAATATCAAGGGTTGATTTTAACATATCTGGATTGACGCTTTTCCTTTTTTCGGCATCGTTCATCATCTTCTTTACTATTATATACATACTCATGGTGAAAGGGAATAAAGCAAAGAAAAATATTCTCGTTGTTTTATCTTTGATTACTGTGGGTTCCTATGTCCTTCTTTTACAGAGATATCAAATTATTATGGCGGGGGTTATATGTTTTGTACTTCTTTATTACGCTAGTCATTATATAAGACCGAAAACTGTCATTATCCTTTTTACAGTTGTGACTGCCTTCTTCTATTGGATTATGTCGTTGAGACTTGGCAATCTTCTTATGATTTATATGTATCGGGTATCAAAAATGAATTTTTCAAAAGATTATGCCTTCCTTACTGAGCCTTATATGTATGTAGTTATGAATCTAGAGAATTTTGCCAGATCTGTAAACCTCTTAGAATATCATACATATGGATATTTCACTTTCGACTTTATTACTGCTATCTCAGGCCTTAAATATTGGATCATTGATTATTTTAATCTTTCGCGGATGCCATACCTTACGAGTAGCTATAATACCTATACAGCTTTTTGGTGGTTCTACAGCGATTTTGGAGTTATTGGATTAGCTTCGATTCCATTTATACTTGGATTTAGTTCTGGTTTGATATACTATCGTATGCGGAGCAAGCCATCCATAAAAAACGTGACGGCGTACGGATTAATGATATTTGTTATGTTCATTACCTACTTTAATTTTCCGATTTCATTTCTCTGGTTTGAATACAACTTGTTAGTGATATATTTATTTTTACGCTGGACTATCATTCCGCAGAAAGTAGATCCAAGAGTTTCCATTGCTTCACTATGA